TTAAAAATTAGCACATTTATTTGTCAAATGGCTGTAATTTGTAGTTTAGTTCTCTTCAATTTTCCTGAAGCCATTGCGACACTTGTAAATTGTAATTCTTCATCGCTAACGCTACCAGATTTGTCCACAGTCCTAAGATCCTCCTCTTTCACTTCACACCTGATGATAAAACAGCATCACGCAGAATCGCTAGACACATTTGTAAAACACAAACGCTAATAAGACATACAATAGAAGGGCATCATAAATAACTAAACAGGAAACTTGCAACAAGATATGTAATCATGCTGAAATTCACTTCTAACCTGCATAATTCATGTTTTACAGTGTTCGCATCAACAGCAAAGTGGCAGGGAGGCCGCTACGTCGAGGCAAAAATGATTTCCTTCGAAGAAAAATTTCCTCTGATTTTCTATCACACCAGAAAGAGTGTTTGTGCCCCTAAGTCAGTCATCCGCGCCTAAGGGGAGGTGGAAGGAGGTAACCAGGAGGGCAAGGCTGAGGTCACCGTCTTTACCACCTCCTGTCCGGACAATACTGTGTTCACACATTATCGACAGACTTCCTGATCTCACGCTGAAAACTGAGCAAGGCCCCACCCAATGAGCACTGCAGACGGGGGCTGAACAACCTTTCACAAATGGTTTCCGAGGCTGCTCGATTACTGTCCATCACTGAAAGCGCTGGCATCACACAGCACATGAGTTTCAAAAATAatgctgaggtttttttttctcatcacaagACAGAATCCGTAAACTAGAAAGATCTCAAGGCTAATTCCGTGGTTTTGCAGAACGCAGAAATCTCTGCCCTAGAATATCGATCCTGTCTGTTGATCCACGCTCTAGCCTATAGGAACAGTGGGAAACAGAGGTTCCCGGCCCAGTGCCTTAAATCCAAGACCCGGAAGTTCTCACATTACTTCTGCTCTCACCCTTTGGCCACGCCTAGATGCAAGACACACTGGGAAATGTCATCTCTAGCTGGGAGGCCATTtgccaggaagaggaggagaatggATTTGTGGAACAATTAGTAGTCCTATCACAAACTTTTGCCTTGTCTGCTACTGGCAACAGACACTGAGCCCTTTGAGGGCTTTCATCACTGGGAACCTGGTACCCAATGCTGCTATGGACTTGGCTGTGACCAAGCACTCAGGAAGCAGCTGTAGTCAAACGAGGGAcctgaaagcttccagaagagctgcACCGAGCATGAATGAGTTCTGGAGGATTTCAGCAGGAAGACAGGACAGCATGGTGGGGAAGAAGTTTGGAGTTAGTGCTGACTTTAAGTTCTTATTTATTGAGCAGCTCATTTATACTCTTTGAGCCACAGTaccttcctctgtaaaatgggggtaaataATATCCATCCTGtgaggttattgtgaggattatatTAAAAGTGCAtacaaacccatagaatatacaacaccaagagtgaatcctaatgtaaactatggaatcTGGAGGATGGTGCTGTGTcattgtaggttcatcaattgtaataaaCGTACCACTTTGGTTGGAATGTTAATAATGTGGGAGACTATGCATGTGGTCGGGGCAAaggcatatgggaaatctctgtaccttcccctcaattttccTGTGAACCTTACATTGCTTTAAATGAAgtcttgtgggcttccctggtggcgcagaggttaggaatctgcctgccaacgcagaagacacgagttcgagccctggtccgggaagatcccacatgccgtggagcagctaagcccgtgagccacaactactgagcctgctctctagagctcacgtgccacaactactgaagcccgtgtgcctagagcccgtgctccccaacaagagaagccaccgcaatgagaagcccgtgcaccacaacgaagagtagcccccactcgccgcaactagagaaaagcccgcgcacagcaacaaagactcaatgcagccataaataaataaatagatttaaaaagaaaaataagttcttAAAGTAGGTCCTCAGTAAATAATGCCTGATGGTTTTATTTTAGTAATAACCCAAGAGAGGGATTTCCTCTTCAACCCTGTCAATGATGAAGGAGAGAATAATGATACCAATTAACATTTATTGTGCTGTAAGTATAAGTTTTACATATCTTAACTTTTTTGATCCTTtgaggtaggtgttattatccccattttacagaggaagaaactgaggcataggaaGATTGAGCAGCTAGGTCAAGGTCACACACCTACTTACAGTGGAGTTGGGCAGTTTGAACCTTAGAGCCAGTTGGTATCTAGGTACAACTGGGGACTGGACCATTTGGCTTCTTAAAGTTTTTTCCAGTAACAGAGATAAAGTTGCTAAAGCAACTGCTGGGGCCTATGGTGTCACCCTGGAATTCTCTGTCCAGCTTTCCCATTGACATGCTGGGTCACCTTGGGCCAGTCCCTTCCCCTTTCTTGACCTCAGTTTCGTCCTTTTACATTGAGGAAGTTAGACACACTAATCCTTGATTCTGGACTGTAGCCCAGGAGGAGGCATTTTGGAATTAGGCCTGCTAAGGGGCCTGTTTGTGACATCATAGAGGGGAGAATTCCATGAGAAGTCTGGCTTTCCTAGAAGCCCCAGTGCCACGGCTTAGGTGAGAAAGGCAATCCAGGAAGGGCTCTTAGGCCCACATCTTGAGCTTTCCTCATTCCAGGGTTCACAGCATAGTCATGGATCAACCCTCGATGGCTGAAAAGGCTCAAAGTGAGGCAGACACTGATGACTTGGATGTGTTCTCTCACCCCAGCTCACCAACCACACACCACAGGCCAGGCCATGGTGGAGTCCACCGCCATCACCAAAGGGTGTCCCGTCCCCATGGTGAGTCCCACCATCATGGCATATCCCCTCATCGTGGTGGATCTCAAGACTTCCATGACAATGCCTTCTCCCGCCATTCCCACCGCTCCCCCAACCATGGTGAGGCCCACCACTCCTCATGCCTCTTCCCGGATACTTCCCGTGGCACTTTCATCTCCTACCATTCCTATGGTGAGGACAACTTTGATGATGAGTACCACCACGGTAGCAGGAGACATCATGGGAGGCCCCACCAACACAGGGAGCCCTACCACCATGGGGGCCTCAACCAACATAGAGAGTCCTACCACCATGACGAGCACCTCCACGGCCACCGTGACGAGCCCCAGCACAGAGAGCACCAGCACGGTGCACATCCTCATGATTACCTCCACCGAGAGCACCGCTATGGGGAGTACCATCACGGTAGCTCACTACTCTTCTCTGGCCCATACACGTCCCACAGCGTGGCCTCACCCTCCCTCAGCTCTGCCTATTCTTGTCAAGTAGCCCCCCAACCTAGCAAGCCAGACAGACAGAGCTCGGCCTTCAGCCTGGCTCGTTCCCTGAACACAGTGCACTCACACCCTGCCCAGACCTCCAGCAAAGTCCATCCTCAGGGCTCCTCCTCTACAACCTCGGAAAGCTGGCCCGAAGAAGACGAGCAGATTCAGAAGCGCAAAAGTGAGTCTTGGCTTGCCCCGCACCCCCCAACTCCAGCTGCCTGGCCCAGATTCCAGACCTGAGTCAGGCCATGCACGTCCTTCTGCAGATCACGAGGCCTGCTCTCACCTGCAGGTGTATTCCATTGTCTATTTGCTCGCCTGACTGTTCATCATCCAAGCTTTTATTCCTGGAATTAGGCACTTCTCCAGACTGTCAGTTGCTGGTTCATGCAGTCCCTGCTTTATTCATTCGCATGTTCACTTCTAGAACATTTCCTCTTCTCTAGTATGAAAGCTGGGGGTGATCACTTATACAACCAATCCCAGACTACCCAGCGAGAGGGGTCTATCATCCGTATCAGAACGTTTACCACTGTGGATTCTGTTTGTCCATGTTTCCCCCACTGAACTGTGAACTTCTTGAGGCCAGAGGCTGGAACCAGTGCCTGAATGAGGGCCTGGTtagagggcagggagggacttGGGCTGTTAACATATGATCCCCCAAACTTGGCCCCTGGTAGTTCCGTAAACACGGCATCAGCCTCACAAACAAGCAGTGAGGGATGAGCGTCTAATTGTTTGTGGGCAGAAAAGGCAGCCAACAGGGGGAGATGTTTCAGCAGAATcttggagggagagggagagtttACCAAGAGGATGGGATGGCGAGGAGGATGGGGTCTTCCGTGTGTAAGTTGCCATGTGACTTAAAGAAAAGCATGGAGGTGTAGGAGCGTGAGCTCAAGCAGACCTCAAATCCCAAGCAAGCTGGCATCTGTCGGGGAAGGGGTCACGCCTGTGGCTCCTATACCAGAGCAAGACCAGCATGGAGGTACCTGAGTGAGCTCGTGGCAGGCAGGTCTGGGAGGGAGGCCGGATCCCCGTGGCCCCTTCCCCCATGGGCTTGGCTTTCTGGCCCTTTTACAGCTGGCCGAGCCCCACGAACCCACAAGAAGCGGCACACTGCGGACCTCTTCTATTTGTTGTGGGAACAATTAAGCCACCTCATTTGGGGCCTTTCGAGAATGCTCAGGAAACTGACTGACTCCCTGGCCTTTGAAGCCTTTGTCGTCTTCATCGTCTGCCTCAACACCATCATGCTCGTGGCCCAGACCTTCGCTGAAGTCGAGGTCCGGGGTGGTAAGAGCCAGGGAGCCCTGTTCACATGGAGAAGGCCACCGATGTTGTCCCAAGCCTCCCGTGGGCCGGATCAAGTGCCGGGTGACTTATATCGCTTATCCCATTTGATCCTCACCCTGGGAAGTAAGCGGCATTGCCCAGCAgtagagtgaggctcagagagttttgCTGAAGTCAACCAACCCGCTACAGACAGAAAAGCCCAATAAATTTGAGGTTTGCTGTTTTGGACTATAGCCACCAGGTGGCGCATCAGCTCTAAGTATGCTGCTTTGCGGGAAGGAGGCCGAGAACCCAGGTCGGCTGGAAGGGCCCGGAGACTGTGCAAGCAGGAGGCCCTGGAGGGATGAGGGTGGGAAACCTGGGAAGATGGTCCCTAAAACCCTGGGGAGCAGAGTGAAGGTAAGGACCTTCCACAGGGCCCATAAACTaaggagagaagaagaagagtGATGTTTCTTGCAAGCTGTTTCAGGCTCCATTCTAAGCCCTTTACTAtgtgaaaagcattttttttgtgtgtgtgtggtacgcgggcctctcactgttgtggcatctcccgttgcggagcacaggctccggatgcgcaggctcagtggccatggctcacgggcccagccgctccgcggcatgtgggatcttcctggaccggggcacgaacctgtgacccctgcatcggcaggcggactctcaaccactgcaccaccagggaagcccgtgaaaaGAATTTAATGCTTGTGAAAATTCTATCAGGCAGActgttattatcaccattttacaggcaAGAAGAGTGAGTCACAGAGCAGTTAAGACACACAGCCATTGGGCAGAGTCAGGTTCTCCCTAAATGGCTGAGTGTGAGGTTCCaatggagaggaggaaggaggggctgGGTTGCTGGGGAGACCCCTGAGTGAGACCCCCCCTCCCCCGTGTCCCCCACAGAGTGGTACTTCATGGCCTTGGACTCCATCTTCCTCTGCACCTACGTGGTGGAAGCTGTGCTCAAAATCATTGCTCTGGGCCTCAAGTATTTTTTGGACCCCTGGAACAACCTGGGTGGGTAGGGatggggcgtgtgtgtgtgtgtgcgtgtgtgtgtgtgtgtgtgtgtgtgtgtagtgggagCTCCTGAACTGCGCAGGGGTGACAGGAGCAGGGGGTGTTGGCCCTGGGAGGTCTGTGAGCCTGGGCAGGAGCCCATTACACCCAGGTGCCCCTATTTCTGTAGATTTCTTCATCATGGTCATGGCTGTGCTGGACTTCATGCTCATGCAGGTCAACTCTTCCTCCATGCGCGTGGTCTACAACCAAAGCATCTTCCGCATCTTCAAGGTCTTCAAGAGCCTGCGAGCCTTACGAGCTATCCGGGTCCTGCGGAGGCTCAGGTCAGCGGACCCACAGCTGCCCACAAGGAGGCTGCAGACTCCAGCCTGCTCTTCCTGCCATCCACTAGGATCAATCTCTTTATTTTCCAGAGAGGGTCTGGGACAGCCCCCGCCCCAAGTCACTAGCAAATCAGGGACCTCCCACCCCTGTAATCAGCAGCCTGAAATCTGTAATCACTTCCGGCTGCTAGACACAGATCCCCACCCCACTGACTCAGCCTCTGTCTCAACCTCTGCCCACAGCTTCCTGACCAGCCTCCAGGAAGTGACTGGGACCCTGGCCCAGTCCTTGCCGTCCATCACCGCCATCCTCATCCTCATGTTCACCTGTCTCTGTATCCTGTGCCa
This region of Mesoplodon densirostris isolate mMesDen1 chromosome 7, mMesDen1 primary haplotype, whole genome shotgun sequence genomic DNA includes:
- the CATSPER1 gene encoding cation channel sperm-associated protein 1, producing MDQPSMAEKAQSEADTDDLDVFSHPSSPTTHHRPGHGGVHRHHQRVSRPHGESHHHGISPHRGGSQDFHDNAFSRHSHRSPNHGEAHHSSCLFPDTSRGTFISYHSYGEDNFDDEYHHGSRRHHGRPHQHREPYHHGGLNQHRESYHHDEHLHGHRDEPQHREHQHGAHPHDYLHREHRYGEYHHGSSLLFSGPYTSHSVASPSLSSAYSCQVAPQPSKPDRQSSAFSLARSLNTVHSHPAQTSSKVHPQGSSSTTSESWPEEDEQIQKRKTGRAPRTHKKRHTADLFYLLWEQLSHLIWGLSRMLRKLTDSLAFEAFVVFIVCLNTIMLVAQTFAEVEVRGEWYFMALDSIFLCTYVVEAVLKIIALGLKYFLDPWNNLDFFIMVMAVLDFMLMQVNSSSMRVVYNQSIFRIFKVFKSLRALRAIRVLRRLSFLTSLQEVTGTLAQSLPSITAILILMFTCLFLFSVVLRALFCYSDPKRFQNIFTTIFTLFTLLTLDDWSLIYLDSRAQGAWYIIPILMIYIIIQCFIFLNLVIAVLVDNFQMALLRGLEKVKQEASQIHEKLLDDSLTEFIEAEPKEVISGHTIQKQFIEKKFGGMTEKQRKLLFHFLQLVSGVEHYQQKFRSQAAVLDEIVDTAFEAGEEDFRK